From the genome of Aspergillus fumigatus Af293 chromosome 1, whole genome shotgun sequence, one region includes:
- a CDS encoding exonuclease V, producing MSCPPTSYIVMSDDLDDCSDYGSDFTPDEEELLNDLLAKVATEYATAQASATATATTTTASKTVQATVTTGADIEDYAESPASQRVPKVLGREKPDFLWQKRMVQQVTASAGARADQISGNVRAASVEHPDSIEGRERQRERDVAREREWVGDSRSSPEPDLRSPIERFRKPPNKAFSVTDLISPAWCELQYWYTLTKHGRKRRTPAMKQGSTIHKTLEDEVHTTVPVEITTKEDALALRLWNVIQGLRTLREYGLTRELEVWGLVDGELVNGVIDQLSYECPDPELEATAATYYADVEASRAVMPEYQMSLTDYLLAPSQGGKRLSEMTWKDEPDEHVEDAPSTESSEAFNIPRVYLTDIKTRASGSIPTIKSTSFRPTLLQLQIYYHMLNHLTTTDEVSIETLASRYDLDPQRTFTDAFIAEVGGLNDQFFDALSASEFDPDFIPSPEDAARRQSIRSSGSLPSASQDSTSILLEHNNLSSLWKFMKDQLRLTFLPSPQPSVSVAPSIPSEFQPSMLEPYPTIISPLLTARYLSSAPTADLHTRVLGSRSFLFDPTSMSSYLSDQMDWWRGNRDPRGVEIMEAWKCRICEFREECSWRQEREWSIARRKKGSKGLDATV from the exons ATGTCCTGCCCTCCGACATCCTATATTGTAATGTCAGACGATCTCGACGATTGCAGCGACTACGGATCCGACTTTACCccggatgaagaagagctgcTGAACGATCTGCTCGCCAAAGTCGCCACAGAATACGCGACCGCCCAGGCTTCTGCTACCGCGACGGCAACAACAACGACAGCCTCGAAAACCGTGCAGGCGACCGTCACGACCGGCGCTGATATTGAAGATTATGCTGAAAGTCCAGCAAGTCAACGAGTGCCTAAGGTACTGGGTCGTGAAAAGCCCGATTTTCTATGGCAGAAGCGCATGGTTCAGCAGGTCACGGCGTCTGCTGGGGCAAGGGCAGATCAGATCTCGGGCAACGTTCGCGCCGCGTCTG TGGAGCATCCGGATTCCATTGAAGGCCGCGAAAGACAACGCGAGAGAGACGTGGCCCGTGAACGGGAATGGGTCGGTGACTCGAGATCGAGTCCAGAACCTGATCTTCGATCACCCATTGAACGATTCAGAAAGCCACCCAACAAGGCCTTTTCCGTAACGGATCTGATCTCCCCTGCATGGTGCGAGCTACAGTACTGGTATACCTTGACCAAGCatgggaggaagaggagaacgCCTGCTATGAAGCAGGGGAGTACTATTCACAAAACGCTTGAGGATGAGGTACACACGACTGTTCCCGTGGAGATCACAACCAAGGAAGATGCGTTAGCCTTGAGGCTGTGGAATGTCATACAGGGCTTACGGACGCTGCGAGAATATGGTCTTACTCGGGAGCTGGAGGTCTGGGGTCTTGTGGATGGTGAGCTGGTCAATGGAGTCATTGACCAGCTCTCGTATGAGTGCCCAGACCCAGAGCTTGAGGCGACAGCCGCCACATACTATGCCGATGTGGAGGCGTCCAGGGCGGTAATGCCCGAGTATCAGATGTCTCTGACAGATTACCTGCTGGCTCCCTCACAGGGCGGGAAGAGGCTGTCAGAGATGACGTGGAAGGATGAACCTGATGAGCATGTCGAGGATGCTCCCAGTACCGAATCGTCAGAGGCGTTTAACATCCCTCGAGTCTATCTCACAGACATCAAAACACGAGCCAGCGGCTCCATACCCACTATCAAGAGCACGTCATTTCGGCCGAcgctgctccagctccaaaTTTACTACCACATGCTGAACCATTTGACCACCACCGATGAGGTGTCCATTGAGACGCTCGCCTCTCGCTACGATTTAGACCCTCAACGTACTTTCACCGACGCTTTTATCGCCGAAGTTGGCGGCCTAAATGATCAATTCTTCGACGCTCTTTCAGCCTCCGAATTCGATCCAGACTTCATCCCCTCTCCGGAAGATGCGGCACGCAGACAGTCCATCCGGTCATCGGGATCCCTCCCCTCCGCAAGCCAGGACTCAACCAGTATCCTCTTGGAACACAATAACCTGTCCAGTCTCTGGAAATTCATGAAAGACCAACTCCGCCTTACTTTCCTTCCCTCGCCGCAGCCCTCTGTGTCCGTTGCGCCCTCTATCCCCTCGGAATTCCAGCCTAGCATGCTAGAACCATACCCGACGATCATATCACCTCTTCTGACAGCACGCTATCTCTCCTCGGCACCCACGGCAGACCTCCACACCCGTGTCCTGGGCAGCCGTAGCTTTCTTTTCGATCCAACCTCCATGTCATCCTATCTCTCCGATCAGATGGACTGGTGGCGCGGTAATCGTGACCCGCGCGGCGTCGAGATCATGGAAGCATGGAAATGCCGCATATGCGAATTCCGCGAGGAATGCTCTTGGCGGCAGGAAAGAGAATGGTCCATAGCGAGGCGGAAGAAGGGCTCGAAGGGTCTTGATGCTACTGTGTGA
- a CDS encoding heme-dependent oxidative N-demethylase family protein — translation MLPELVQLGQLHIKHAASLCLVATLIWLATSVVRFSNKGSDRRSAQVERKSSSTSLIQKPTRKPGEWIPSDFKRPTASPYPDWDVHATKPIPYRPFRYGPKYFITMGLRSMKWDEWIELDNHYLRYHADKARRIKERGTKCCKTAPEAMDGAIELLEELTSYLPERYPSMFRKTATGIANTITGESFNTTQRPLPEDPMTTCARLIQDDLALMFEKPDGEYYLLAGAILLAGFWRLEDKFGMRLSEIHTSGDVPGFKTKLEKGMMNFFRRIRPEDPVLRNNYFIQVDDELAWSHSIGSEDAAVVSWNTAQKNKAIEHHYFRSERQSLRRLPRSGAVVFTIRTYFEPITEIVKEPYVPGRLASAIRSWDADVARYKGREKYEEVLLEYLDKKHAEQVAAGLDLDREDEVRSYPF, via the exons ATGCTTCCTGAACTTGTGCAACTCGGCCAGCTTCACATCAAACATGCAGCATCTCTATGTTTGGTAGCAACCTTGATCTGGCTTGCTACTTCTGTGGTTCGCTTCTCGAACAAAGGAAGCGACAGAAGATCAGCTCAAGTTGAGAGGAAATcgtcttcaacatcactGATTCAGAAGCCAACCAGAAAACCCGGAG AATGGATACCCTCAGACTTCAAGAGGCCGACCGCCTCTCCATATCCAGACTGGGATGTCCATGCAACCAAGCCGATCCCATATCGACCATTCAGATATGGCCC CAAGTATTTCATCACGATGGGTTTGAGAAGCATGAAGTGGGACGAATGGATCG AGCTGGACAATCACTACCTACGGTATCATGCCGACAAAGCACGTCGAATCAAGGAGAGGGGAACGAAATGCTGCAAAACCGCACCCGAAGCGATGGACGGTGCCATTGAGCTACTGGAAGAGCT TACCTCCTACCTCCCCGAAAGATACCCCTCCATGTTCCGCAAAACCGCAACAGGCATTGCCAACACTATCACTGGCGAATCCTTCAACACCACCCAGCGCCCCCTCCCCGAGGACCCCATGACGACCTGCGCGCGACTCATCCAAGACGACCTGGCACTTATGTTCGAAAAGCCCGACGGCGAGTACTACCTCCTCGCAGGCGCGATCCTTCTCGCCGGCTTCTGGCGCCTCGAAGACAAATTCGGCATGCGCCTCTCAGAGATCCACACCTCCGGCGACGTGCCGGGCTTCAAGACCAAGCTCGAAAAGGGTATGATGAACTTCTTCCGCCGGATTCGGCCTGAAGACCCCGTGCTTCGCAACAACTACTTCATCCAGGTCGACGACGAGCTCGCCTGGTCGCATAGTATCGGGTCCGAGGACGCGGCCGTCGTCTCGTGGAACACCGCGcagaagaacaaggccaTCGAGCATCATTACTTCCGGTCCGAGAGGCAGAGTCTGCGCCGGCTGCCGCGGTCCGGGGCGGTGGTGTTTACGATCAGGACGTACTTTGAGCCGATCACGGAGATTGTGAAGGAGCCGTATGTGCCTGGTCGGCTTGCCTCTGCGATTCGGAGTTGGGATGCGGATGTGGCGCGGTACAAGGGCCGGGAAAAGTACGAGGAGGTGTTGCTGGAGTATCTGGATAAGAAGCACGCGGAGCAGGTTGCTGCGGGCCTGGATCTGGACAGGGAGGATGAGGTTCGAAGTTATCCTTTTTGA
- a CDS encoding dolichyl-P-Man:Man(6)GlcNAc(2)-PP-dolichol alpha-1,2-mannosyltransferase: MICPFPTTILLLASIEVHQQASRSDSSFESLSSRTISMAPARKETQSTNGSQRTKPRSRPVPFYLPLNVTLYVFLISNFVAAALAPIQDCDEVFNFWEPAHYLDHGYGLQTWEYSPAYSIRSWLYVSAHAGVGKIVSIFSSDKTSEFYTIRFVLAAVCAACETRLYSAICRTLNPRVGLLFLIIVAFSPGMFHASAAFLPSSFTMYTSMLGLASFLDWRGGQKTAQGIMWFGLGAIMGWPFAGALIIPLLLEEVAISFIAGTLGNLFVDIFKGIIRCLAILGVEIAVDYLFFQKFAIVPWNIVAYNIFGGEGRGPDIFGTEPWTFYIKNLLLNFNIWFVLAVSAAPILVLQAIFRSQATNVQTLLRTVTLVTPFYMWLAIFTIQPHKEERFMYPAYPFIALNAAISFHMILSYVGSSNPKEIIGRLSPKVKLTMVMAVILMAINAGLLRTLGMITAYNAPLKVMEPLQQLEMAQSGGFVCFGKEWYRFPSSYFLPNGMRAKFIKSEFRGLLPGEFPEAPSYSSLLRGTSQIPAGMNDRNEEDLGKYVDISQCSYLVDSSFPGRAATELEPDYVLDESEWETITCKGFLDASQSSALGRLIWVPDFPMLPARFRRSWGQYCLLRRRNAKSELK, translated from the exons ATGATTTGTCCATTCCCAACCAcaatattattattagctagcATTGAAGTGCATCAACAAGCATCCAGGTCTGATAGTTCCTTCGAGTCTCTGTCCTCGAGAACAATCAGTATGGCTCCGGCCAGAAAGGAGACCCAGTCAACAAATGGCTCTCAAAGGACGAAGCCACG CTCCCGACCAGTTCCTTTCTATCTCCCTTTGAATGTCACACTATATGTGTTCCTAATTTCCAATTTTGTCGCTGCGGCACTCGCTCCGATTCAAGACTGCGATGAAGTCTTCAATTTTTGGGAGCCCGCGCACTACCTAGACCACGGGTACGGGCTACAAACGTGGGAGTATTCTCCCGCGTATTCAATTCGAAGCTGGCTCTACGTTTCTGCCCATGCTGGGGTTGGCAAAATAGTGTCGATTTTCTCTAGTGATAAGACATCCGAATTTTATACTATACGGTTCGTTCTGGCAGCAGTCTGCGCCGCCTGCGAGACGAGACTATACTCAGCAATCTGTCGGACATTGAACCCCAGAGtcggcctcctcttcctgatCATTGTCGCTTTCAGTCCGGGCATGTTCCATGCGTCTGCAGCATTCTTACCGTCTAGTTTTACCATGTATACTTCCATGCTAGGTCTTGCATCTTTTCTAGATTGGAGGGGAGGCCAGAAGACGGCGCAGGGTATTATGTGGTTCGGTCTCGGAGCAATCATGGGCTGGCCATTTGCCGGAGCTCTTatcattcctcttctccttgaggaGGTCgcgatcagcttcatcgcAGGGACTCTGGGAAATTTGTTTGTGGATATATTCAAGGGCATTATTAGATGTCTCGCTATTCTG GGCGTCGAAATCGCGGTTGACTACTTATTTTTCCAGAAATTCGCCATTGTGCCGTGGAACATTGTCGCTTATAACATCTTCGGAGGCGAAGGCCGGGGGCCTGATATTTTCGGTACAGAGCCGTGGACGTTCTACATCAAAAATCTGCTTTTGAACTTCAATATATGGTTTGTGTTGGCCGTGTCTGCTGCGCCGATACTTGTTCTTCAGGCTATATTCCGTTCTCAAGCCACGAACGTCCAAACGCTCTTACGGACTGTGACTCTGGTGACGCCATTTTATATGTGGTTGGCCATCTTCACAATCCAGCCTCACAAAGAGGAGAGGTTCATGTATCCCGCCTACCCGTTCATTGCACTCAATGCAGCCATCTCCTTTCACATGATCCTCTCTTACGTCGGGTCAAGTAACCCAAAAGAGATCATTGGACGATTGTCACCGAAGGTCAAACTGACCATGGTGATGGCTGTAATTCTTATGGCTATTAATGCCGGGCTACTGCGAACTCTTGGTATGATCACGGCGTACAATGCGCCCCTAAAGGTGATGGAGCCGCTGCAACAGTTGGAAATGGCCCAATCCGGTGGCTTTGTGTGCTTTGGCAAAGAGTGGTATCGATTCCCTTCATCATACTTTCTCCCAAACGGAATGCGTGCGAAATTTATCAAGAGCGAATTTCGAGGATTGCTTCCTGGAGAATTTCCGGAAGCCCCAAGCTATTCCAGTCTCTTACGGGGCACCTCGCAAATCCCTGCCGGTATGAACGATCGGAACGAGGAAGACCTTGGCAAATAC GTCGATATCTCTCAATGCTCATATCTGGTGGACTCATCCTTCCCTGGACGAGCTGCCACGGAACTTGAGCCTGACTATGTGCTTGATGAATCAGAATGGGAGACAATAACCTGCAAGGGCTTTCTTGATGCGTCCCAGTCAAGCGCTCTAGGTCGGCTAATTTGGGTTCCTGATTTTCCTATGTTGCCGGCTCGTTTCCGCAGAAGCTGGGGGCAATACTGTCTTCTCCGTCGGCGGAATGCCAAATCCGAGTTGAAGTAG
- a CDS encoding RNA-binding snoRNP assembly protein NAF1, which yields MAEQKPSEHVSGASETIDEGPSAKRPCMKDTPPIASTPVDDGSDFYNTPWTAGTPVDNNSENKDTTDTDMPSEPTISSKPASLIPGLSLINDSLQDPQSAKEESAPTQDVHNKVARDMTTRKEVTKEDAQHAAETTNQVQTAPASENAQPMDVEPRKELAEQEEAKNQPAEEPRVDEASTNDAAPGALQDHEAEEEEGEHPEWEIDSSPYESSSDDSTTDSSDDSDDEDDDYPILSAEETARILMMAENGSDDEGEGKGRSGGTLRTANEIPEEAPPIPEITVTPDMKIVHLGHVESIVENTLLIAANISGEYQVLESGSLLCLEDRTVAGVVSETLGRVEKPLYAVRFPNAAAIEERGLSKGKNVYYVEEHSTFVFTQPLKGLKGSDASNFHDEEVGEDEIEFSDDEAEAEYKRRLKQKRQERKEARNENGGPSRGRRGPPGPSKLSQTELNYDDSPTAEDGYTPLARPKNLHEMMSQQEAPVEGEGSSRNPAFRGGRGRGRGSDRGRGNRGRGAGGSRETREHSSHHDRSSYSQQPRPFDAQAQPSNYSQQPSYPPAQQNVYGMPQQFAPFQPFAQQPQQAFPQSASPTQFNFQMPFQQAYQQPNLYQNFPAINPLFLAAMQQQQQQPQQHTSGQSQVQNPTMNFDQVKAQLDLLRHLSNANQGPPGPQ from the coding sequence ATGGCTGAACAGAAGCCCTCCGAACATGTTTCAGGAGCTTCAGAAACCATCGACGAAGGCCCTTCGGCGAAACGACCCTGCATGAAGGATACGCCACCCATCGCATCAACGCCCGTGGACGATGGCAGTGATTTCTACAATACTCCCTGGACGGCAGGAACACCAGTGGATAATAACAGTGAGAACAAAGATACTACGGATACGGATATGCCTAGCGAGCCGACTATATCATCTAAACCTGCTTCTTTAATACCAGGATTGAGTCTCATCAATGACAGTCTTCAAGACCCGCAGTCCGCGAAAGAGGAATCTGCTCCGACACAAGATGTGCACAACAAAGTGGCCCGCGATATGACTACTAGAAAAGAGGTAACCAAAGAGGATGCACAGCATGCGGCGGAGACAACAAACCAGGTACAGACGGCGCCAGCTTCTGAAAACGCTCAGCCGATGGATGTAGAACCACGCAAGGAACTGGCtgaacaggaggaagccaaAAATCAACCCGCAGAGGAACCTCGTGTTGATGAGGCTAGCACAAATGATGCAGCTCCCGGCGCTTTGCAAGATCATgaggctgaagaggaggaaggggAGCATCCCGAATGGGAGATTGATTCTTCGCCATATGAATCGTCATCTGACGATTCCACCACCGATTCCTCCGATGATAgcgatgacgaagacgatgactATCCGATCCTCTCCGCCGAAGAAACGGCGCGGattttgatgatggcagAAAATGGTTCTGATGACgagggagaaggaaaggGTAGATCCGGCGGCACCCTGAGGACCGCAAACGAAATACCGGAGGAAGCCCCCCCAATCCCAGAAATCACTGTCACGCCTGATATGAAGATCGTACATCTGGGACATGTGGAATCCATCGTTGAAAACACCCTTCTTATCGCAGCCAACATTTCCGGAGAATACCAAGTGCTCGAGTCAGGTTCTCTGCTCTGTCTTGAAGATCGAACAGTTGCTGGCGTTGTATCTGAGACTTTGGGACGGGTTGAGAAACCATTGTATGCGGTTCGATTTCCCAACGCTGCCGCGATTGAGGAGCGTGGTCtctccaagggaaagaatGTGTACTACGTTGAGGAGCATTCGACATTCGTCTTCACTCAGCCTCTGAAAGGATTGAAGGGAAGCGATGCATCGAACTTCCATGACGAAGAagttggcgaggatgagatagAATTCTCCGATGACGAAGCAGAGGCCGAGTATAAGCGGAGATTGAAGCAGAAGCGACAGGAGCGCAAGGAAGCCAGGAACGAAAACGGCGGGCCGTCTAGGGGCAGGAGAGGACCGCCCGGTCCTTCGAAACTCAGCCAGACCGAGCTCAACTACGACGATTCCCCGACAGCGGAAGACGGCTACACTCCACTTGCCCGCCCGAAGAATCTGCATGAAATGATGAGTCAACAAGAGGCGCCTGTTGAGGGCGAGGGATCTTCGAGAAACCCAGCCTTCCGTGGTGGCAGGGGTCGGGGTAGAGGCTCTGACCGTGGACGAGGCAATCGTGGCCGTGGTGCAGGAGGCTCAAGAGAAACTCGTGAGCATAGCTCACACCACGACCGTTCGTCTTATTCTCAGCAGCCGAGACCGTTCGATGCCCAGGCTCAACCCTCAAACTACAGCCAGCAGCCGAGCTATCCTCCAGCTCAGCAGAATGTCTATGGGATGCCTCAGCAATTTGCTCCGTTCCAACCTTTTGCTCAGCAGCCTCAGCAGGCATTTCCTCAAAGCGCCTCGCCGACGCAATTCAACTTCCAAATGCCATTCCAACAAGCTTATCAGCAGCCGAACCTCTACCAAAACTTCCCTGCCATCAACCCTCTGTTTCTAGCAGCAatgcaacagcagcagcagcagccacaaCAACATACGTCTGGACAGTCTCAGGTGCAGAATCCTACAATGAATTTCGATCAGGTCAAGGCTCAGTTGGATCTCTTGCGGCACCTGAGTAACGCGAATCAAGGGCCGCCAGGCCCACAATAA
- a CDS encoding U4/U6-U5 snRNP complex subunit PRP3: MVAEARAKAEAVRARLQAARGGAPAFTPAAPSPSPTPPPATSAMSKLEQMKARVAAATGRANATAQQRTPVPPPPPPPFDDDDGSSRARGGLDVGLHPALLSDTTDFRSGKGRQSAQSKIGTGHRTDSPLPGTKDRAGLDLSGPSLEEIKSNPYFDPSLGPKATIAKPRQSRQLIFNQKGKYIQQAAALRRQAQLEDMKRRIAERARQAGIDEDLDVEKAFLVPAPPAIEWWDEGLVNGNDYSAIDDERNLKIDTPDSIITLYVQHPVLLEPPQEKHMPGQKPMYLTPKEQAKIRRQRRMADLKEQQAKIRLGLEPAPPPKVKKSNLMRVLGEEAVKDPTAVEARVNREIAERREKHEATNEARKLTKEQRREKIAKQQEKDAEMGIYVSVYRIDSLANGRHRFKVSKNAEQNALTGVCIMHPRFNLVIVEGGAHSITNYRKLMLNRIDWTENAGPNSVREGNREASASWLSAEDEKTGALKDLSSNTCSLLWEGQAKSRSFRKWLGARVCETDSQAKDVLARAKMENFWVLAKSAKPKEV, encoded by the coding sequence ATGGTGGCGGAAGcgagagcaaaagcagagGCTGTGCGCGCCAGACTTCAGGCCGCCAGAGGCGGAGCTCCAGCGTTCACACCAGCAGCTCCAAGCCCGAGTCCCACTCCTCCTCCCGCTACCTCAGCAATGTCGAAATTAGAACAAATGAAAGCGAGAGTCGCCGCAGCTACCGGACGTGCCAACGCGACTGCTCAGCAACGAACCCCTgttccacctcctccacctcctcccttcgacgatgacgatggttCGTCACGGGCCCGCGGCGGCCTGGATGTTGGCCTTCATCCTGCGCTTCTCTCAGATACTACAGATTTTCGAAGTGGTAAAGGACGGCAGTCAGCTCAGTCCAAGATCGGAACAGGCCATCGGACTGACTCTCCACTGCCTGGCACGAAGGATCGGGCTGGACTCGACTTGTCAGGGCCTTCACTCGAAGAAATCAAGAGTAACCCCTACTTTGATCCAAGCCTCGGTCCTAAAGCTACTATCGCCAAGCCGAGACAATCCCGGCAACTGATATTCAATCAGAAGGGCAAATACATCCAGCAGGCGGCGGCTCTACGTCGACAAGCCCAGCTGGAGGATATGAAAAGGCGCATCGCAGAAAGAGCACGACAGGCTGGTATCGATGAGGATCTGGATGTCGAAAAAGCATTTCTTGTGCCTGCTCCTCCGGCCATCGAATGGTGGGACGAGGGTTTGGTGAATGGCAACGATTACTCCGCTATCGATGACGAACGCAACCTCAAGATCGACACACCTGATTCTATCATCACTCTCTACGTCCAGCATCCGGTTCTGCTCGAGCCTCCTCAAGAGAAGCATATGCCTGGACAAAAGCCGATGTATCTTACACCGAAGGAACAGGCAAAGATCCGGCGTCAGCGACGAATGGCCGATCTCAAGGAGCAACAAGCGAAGATCCGATTGGGTCTCGAACCGGCTCCTCCGCCAAAAGTCAAGAAATCAAATCTCATGCGGGTTCTGGGCGAAGAGGCTGTCAAGGACCCTACTGCCGTCGAGGCGCGTGTGAACCGAGAGATTGCAGAGCGTCGCGAAAAGCACGAGGCTACAAATGAGGCTCGAAAATTAACAAAGGAGCAAAGGCGAGAGAAAATTGCCAAGCAACAGGAGAAAGATGCTGAAATGGGTATCTATGTCTCCGTATACCGAATTGACAGTCTTGCAAACGGACGCCATCGTTTCAAAGTCAGCAAGAACGCCGAACAGAACGCGCTCACTGGAGTTTGCATCATGCATCCTCGGTTCAATCTGGTCATTGTAGAGGGAGGTGCTCACTCTATCACCAACTACCGGAAGTTAATGTTGAATCGGATTGACTGGACAGAGAACGCGGGGCCAAACAGTGTGCGAGAAGGCAATCGCGAAGCCTCTGCCTCGTGGTTGTCAGCAGAAGACGAGAAGACCGGTGCATTGAAGGATCTTAGCTCCAACACATGCAGCCTCCTATGGGAAGGCCAAGCTAAAAGTCGTTCATTCAGGAAATGGTTGGGTGCTAGAGTTTGTGAGACAGACTCGCAAGCAAAGGATGTTTTGGCTCGAGCAAAGATGGAGAACTTTTGGGTTTTGGCAAAAAGTGCGAAGCCCAAGGAGGTGTAG